The Aggregicoccus sp. 17bor-14 genome contains the following window.
GAGGACCTGGCGCTGTGTGAGGGCGTGCGCTGCAGCGCGGGCACCTGCCAGGTTCACGACGGCGCGGCCACCTGCGTGTGCAGCGCCTACGAGCAGGCGGCGGGCGTGGTGTGCCAGGACCTGGGCGCGGACCCGGACGAGGGAGACCTGATCCAGACGGCCGAGCCGCTGCTGCCCTCGAGCGAGCCGCACGTGGGGGTGCTGCAGCGCTGCGGGGGGCGGGTGGTCCAGGACGTGGACGTCTACGCCTTCGCCGCCACGGCCGGTCAGGTGTACCACTTCCGCACCACGCTCCAGCCGGGGATGCGGGTGCGGGTGGTCCTGATGGACGCCTCGGGGCGCCTGGTGAAGGAGGGCCACTACCCGATCTTCTCCTGGCCGACCGCGCGGATGGCCTTCCTCGCGCCCGCGACCGGGACCTACTACTTCTCCGTCACCTCGGAGGCCGAGTGCGGGCCGGGCAGCGTGGACGCCGAGTACCGCATCCTCTTCGAGGCGCTGGGCGCGGACGACCACCCGGACGAGGCCGCCGCGGCGACGCCGCTGGTGGCGGGCCCGACGCAGCAGGGCCGCCTGGAGCTGGGCACGGACCGCGACTGGTTCTCCTTCGAGGCCGAGGCAGGCCACGTGTACCGCTTCACCTGCCGCTTCCCCACGGGCGGCTACTGCAGGCTCCGGCTCGTCGATGCGCAGGGGCAGGAGGTGGACGCCGACGGGGGCACGACCAGCCGCGCCGGACTGCCCTCCTTCGTGGCCGTGGAGGCGCCGGGCGCGGGCTCGTACCGCGTGGAGCTGCGCCGCAACGTCGGTGACGACGACGAGGAGGAGCAGTGGGGGACCTACGACTACACGCTCGAGGACCTGGGCCCGGACGACTGCGGCGACACGCCCCAGGGCGCCGCGCCGCTGCCGGGCCTCAGCCAGTGGGTGACGGCGCGCATCGAGCGGGGCCAGGACCAGGACTTCTTCTCCGTGGAGACCGAGCCGGGGCACATCTACCGGGTGCTCGTGCAGAGCCCCGGCTCACTGGGCTGGACGCAGGTGCAGGATGCTTCCGGTGCGCCGCGCAGCGACTCCAGCAAGTCCTTCGCGGGCGGAGGCACGCGCTTCGTGCGCATCGCACCTGACGGCTCCACGGCCGGGGAGCGCCATGCGTTCGGGCTCTTCACCTTCCAGGTCGTGGACCTGGGGCCGGACGACTTCGGAGACTCCCCCGAGACCGCCGCGCCGCTCGCGCTGGGCGACACGGCGGGCCGCTTCGAGCTCTCCGCAGATCGGGACGTCTTCGCCCTCCAGCTGGACCCGGACCGCTACTACCGGATCACCTGCCAGGGCTGCCAGCTGTCCTTGAACACGGGCTCCGCAATGCTGCGGACCGCGCACGACTTCGAGCCCGGCATCACGGATGGCTATGCGCTGTCCGCGGACATGGGCGGCACGGCGTACGCAACGGCCACCCCCTACGGCAGCTCGGACTACGTCCTGCACCTGGAGGACCTGGGGCCGGACGACGTCCCCGACATCGCCGCGCGCGCGCAGTTCATTGCGCTCGGCAGCGAGGTGCGCGGCACCCTCGAGCGGCTGGGAGACCTGGACGTCTTCCTCGTCGAGCTCACGCAGGGCCAGAGCTACACGTTGAGTCTCGACCCCGGGGGATTCTATGCCCGGCTCACGGCTCCGGGCGGCGCAAGCTGGTTCACGAGCACGTCGGGCACGCCCACCTTCACCGCCGCGGAGAGTGGAACCTACGTGCTCTCGGTCTACTCCGAGGCCCCTCCTTTCGCTCCGGGCACGGGCAGCTACCGCTTCACCCTGCGCTAGGCGCCCGCGCGAGCTCTGCGCGGAAGAAGGCGCTGCCCTTCGCGAGCGCCTCCATGTACGGGCGCACGTCCTCCTGCGCCTCCGCGGGCAGCTGGGCGAAGGGCACCACGTGCGCGTCCGGCACGAAGCGGAAGGTGAGGTTGATGCGCCGGGTGCGGAAGTCCGGCAGCTCGGGCGGCAGCGTCAGCCCCTTCTTCGTGTCCACGCGCTGCACGCGGTGGAAGGTCTGCTCCTTCCACTGCGCGCCGCCGAAGAGCTGCAGGGAGCCATCGTCCAGCCACTGCTCGAGCACCACCGCGTCGCGCTCGCCGGGGCGGCTGGAGGTGACGAACTGGATGAGGGCGCGCTCGCCGAAGGAGAGGCTCGCCACGGGGCCGGGCTCGAAGTCCTTGTGCTCGCCCACGCGCGCGGTGTCCACCCAGCGCCCGTCCTCGAGGCGGCTGCCGTAGAAGTTCACGAGGCAGGTGTTGAGGTGCCAGCCGGGGGGCAGGTCGGGGCCGCGGAACATGCGCCGCGCGAGCTGCTCGATCTTCTCCACCTGGCGCCGCAGCACCGCGGGGAAGGGCTCGGCCTTCACGCAGCGGTTGTGAATCCCGCGCGGCGGCCGGTAGTAGTCGAGGCACGCGAACTGCCAGTTGCCCAGCCAGTACACGGGGCGCAGGAGGCGGCGCTGGGTTTGGCCCTCGGGCGGCGGGAAGTGCTTCGAGTAGCGCAGCTCCCACAGCGGGTGCAGGTGCGCGAGGTAGCTCAGGCACTCGGCCTTGTCCGCGGCGGACAGGAAGCTCGCGTTGTAGTGGTGCCCGGGGGTGCGCTGGCGCGCCTTGGCGGCGAGCAGCCCGGCGGGGCGGCGGGGAGGGAAGGCCATGACGCCGCCAGCCCTACCACGCCCGGCGCGGGCGCGCGCTCACTCGGCGCGCACGCTCGGGGCGAGCGCCGGCTCCGGCTCCACCAGCACCAGCGCCGCGCAGGCCACCTGCTCGGCCTCCAGCGGCTTGTCCAGGACGAAGGTGGCCCCCAGCCGCTCCGCCTCGCTGTAGTCGCCCGCCTCGCCGCGCTCGCTCAGCAGGATGAAGGGCGTGCTCCAGCCGATGCGCCGCACCCGCGCGAGCACCTCGAGCCCCGTGCAGCCGGGCATCTGCACCCCGCTGATGATGAGCTCCGGCACCCGCCCGTCGCGCTCGAGGCTGAGGATGATGCTGCGCACGAGCAGCTGCCCGTCCGCGGCCTCCAGCACCTCGTAGCCCTCGCAGCGCAGCGCGGCGGCGAGCGCCCGGCGGAACTCGGGGTCCGCCTCGGCGAGCATCACCCGCGCCCTCGGCCCCCCCCTGCGCCAGCGGCCCCCCGCCGCGGCGCCCCGTCCCCCGCTCCCCGTGTGGTCCGCCTCGAGCTCCACGCGTGTGCCCCCTTCCGGGCTGAGCCCCACCGAGCCTTCGACGGCAGCAGGGCGCGTGCCAGCTGCGCACATCGACTCTGACGCGCCGCGTCCTACTCCGGGAGCCCTGCGGGAGCGGTTCGGCGGGCGGGGGTGGCCGTCCGCTGCCGGACACCCGCGAGGTGGGGCAGCGTGCCCCACTGTCCCGCTTTGCCCCGGGGCGATCGAGTGCTCCGGGCCCCTCCGGGCCGGGGCGCTTTGCACCGTTGCGGCGCGCGGGCGGGTGCGCCCTAGTCCCCGGCGCCGTAGCGCTCGAGCTTGCGGTAGAGCGTCTTGCGGTCCAGGCCGAGGGTGCGCGCGGCGAGGGTGCGGCTGCCGCCCACCGCCTCGAGCACGCGCAGGATGTGGCGGCGCTCGACCTCCTCGAGGGGGACCAGCTCGGTGAGGTCCACCAGCTCGCGGCCGCTGCGCGCGCGCCGGTGGTCGCGGATGCGGGCGGGCAGGTCCTCGAGCTGCACCACGTCCCCCGCGGTGAGGGCCACCGCGCGCTCGATGCAGTTCTGCAGCTCGCGCACGTTGCCGGGCCAGGGGTAGTCCAGCAGGCGCGCCTCCACCGCGGGGGCGAGCGCGCGCACGGGCTTGCCGCTGCGCTGGGCGAAGTCCTCGGTGAAGCGGCGCGCGAGCAGCAGCACGTCCTGGCCGCGCGCGCGCAGGGGCGGCAGCTCGATGCCGATGACGTGGATGCGGAAGTAGAGGTCCTCGCGAAAGCGCCCCTCGTTCACCGCGCTCTCCAGGTCCTGGTTCGTGGCGGCCACCACGCGCGCGTCGAAGGCCACCTCCGCGTCCCCGCCCACCGGGCGCACGCGGCGGCTCTGCAGCGCGCGCAGCAGCTTGGGCTGCAGGGTGAGGGGCAGCTCGCCGATCTCATCCAGGAAGAGGGTGCCGCCGCTCGCCTGCACGAAGAGGCCGGTGCGCGCGCTCTTCGCGTCCGTGAAGGCGCCGCGCGCGTGGCCGAACAGCTCGCTCTCCAGCAGGGCCTCGGGCATGGCGGCGCAGTTGATGGCCACGAAGGGGCCCTCGCGCCGGCGGCTGCGCTCGTGCAGCGCCTGGGCGGCCGCCTCCTTGCCGGTGCCGCTCTCGCCGAGGATGAGCACGCTGGCGTCCGAGTCCGCCACCCGGTCGATGAGCGCGTACGCCTCGCGCAGCGCGGGGCTGTCGCCCAGCACCTCGACCGCGTCGGTGCTCGTGGCCGCGGGCGGCGCGCGCGGCGCCGGGGTGGGCAGGGAGGCGCGGCGGGGGCCCTCGCGCAGCAGCGTGCGGGCGGCGCGCTGCAGGAGCCCCGCGAGCGCCTCCACGTCCAGCGGGCGCAGGAGGAAGTCCCAGGCGCCCGCGCGGATGGCGGCCACGGCCGCGTCGCGGTGGGCGGGCTCCGCGAGCACCACGGCGGGCACCTGCGGGTGGGCGGCGGCCGCGCGCCCGCACAGGTCCACGCCGTCCAGGCCGGGGGTGTCCAGGTCCACCACCAGCGCGTCGAAGGCCTCCTGCGCGAGCAGCGCGAGCGCCTCCTCGGCGCTGCGGGCGCCCACCGGGGTGAAGCCGCGCGGGGCGAGTGCCGCGTCCAGGGCGGGCCCCGCCCCGATGCGCTCGTCCGACACCCGCAGGATGCGTGTGGCCATGCGCCCTCCCGTGCAGGCCCTCTGGCATAGCGCCTCCGGGCGCGCGGGGCGAACCCGCCGCGTCGCGAAGCGTCCGCTGCCGAGCGTCGCCCTACGGGCCGGGTGCGACGCGGTGCAGGGCGAGGAGGCCGCGCGCCGCGTCCAGCGCCTGCTGCAGCGTGCGCGCGCTCTCGCAGATGACGAGCAGGAGCAGCCGCTCGTCCGGCGCGAGGCTCCAGGGCTGCACGATGCACAGCGTGTCCTCGCGCAGGAGGATGAGCTCGCGCCCGGCCGCCTCGCCCTCGCGCCCCACCGCCACGGTGCGCAGCGCGGTGGGCAGCCCGCCCGGGTCCTTCTCGCCGTGCAGCAGCGACTGGGCCACGTTCCAGAGCGCCACCAGCGTCTGCTCGCTCTGGCCCTCGGCGAGCCGGGTCGCCACCAGCGCCCCGTCCGCCTCGCGCAGGAACGCGAGCGCGAGCGCCGCGGGGGCGCGCGCCCCGAGCGTGGCCAGCAGCGCGTCCAGGTCGGGAGCGGGCATGGGCGGAGGGGGCCTAGGGCTCGGCGCCGCCGTCTTCGGCGGGCTCGGCCGCAGGGCAGGGGGCCAGCTGCAGCAGCTCGGCGAGGCGGGTGCCCAGCTTCTGCAGGATGGTGAAGAGCTGGGTGCGGTCCGCGGGGTCCAGCAGCCCGAGCATGCGCTGCAGCTTCTCCTGCAGGTGGGAGTCCAGCTCGGCGTAGGTCTGGGCGCCCCGGTCCGTGAGCCGGCAGCGCACCACGCGCCGGTCCGCCGTGTCGCGCTCGCGCTGCACGTACGCCTCGCGCTCGAGCCGGTCCACCACGCCCGTCACCGTCTTCTCCGTCACCCCGAGCCGCCGCGCGAGCTCGCCCATGGTGAGCGCGCCGTCCTCGCCGAGCCACAGCAGCGTGTGCAGCTGGGGCGGGGTGAACTGCATCTGCTCGCAGGTGCTCGCGAGCGGGTCGCGAAGGCTGCGCTGGCGCCCCAGGGCGATGAGGAGCGCCTTGAGCTGGGACGCGTCCGCCGCGACTTCTTCCTGCGCTGGGAAATTCCGGGCCACGGAGCATCTATGTACGCGGACCCGCGCCCGGTCAAACCTTCACCCCCGCTCCTGCTCCCTGGGCCAGGGAGGGTCCGGCGGACCCCAGCCCCCGGGCCCGCCTCCGTTCAGTGGCGAGCCCGTGCGGTTGACGGTGGGGCGCGGGCGCCGAAGCTTGCCGGGCGTGAGCGCGCGAGCACTGGCCGAGGGGATGGGGCTGCCGGGCCGGGACCTGGCCCTGGTGGCCCTGGGTGAGGCGCTGCGCGCGCAGGGCTACCGGCACATCACCGTCACCCCCGAAACCCACCGGCGGGTGAACGCGCGGCCCGACAACGCACAGGCGAGGGACCTGCGTGGGGTGTTCGGCTGGAGCCGCCCCTTCGCCTCCGGGCTCCTGCCCGCGCCCCTCGAGCGCCTGCTGGAGGAGGCGGGCGAGCTGCGGCGCGAGCCGGGGGGCCTGCTGCGCAGCGGGGTGCGCTTCTCGAGCCTCGGGCGCGCGCTCTTCGTGCACGACGCGTGGCCCACGCTGAGCGAGGACTCCGTCTTCTTCGGGCCGGACACGTACCGGTTCGCCGCGCAGCTCGCGCGCCTGCCCGGCAGCTTCGGCCGCGCCGTGGACGTGGGCTGCGGCTCGGGGGCGGGCGGGCTCTCGCTGGACGGGCGCGTGGCGCGGCTGCTGCTCGCGGACGTGAGCGGGCGCGCGCTGCGCTTTGCCGGGGTGAACGCCGCGCTCAACGGCCAGCAGGATGCGGCCTGCGTGCACAGCGACGTGCTCGACGGGGTGGAGGGGGACTTCGACCTCATCGCCGCGAACCCGCCGTACATCGTGGACACCGAGGGGCGAACGTACCGCGACGGCGGCGGGCTCTACGGCGCCGAGCTCTCGGTGCGCATCGTGCGCGAGAGCCTCCCGCGCCTCGCCCGCGGCGGCACCCTGCTGCTCTACACCGGCGCGCCCGTGGTGGACGGCGAGGACGTGCTGCTGCGCGCGCTCGAGCCGCTGCTGGGCGCGCACGACGTGGAGGCGCGCTACGAGGAGACCGACCCGGACGTCTTCGGCGAGGAGCTGGAGAAGCCCGAGTACGACCCGGTGGAGCGCATCGCCGTGGCGGTGCTCACCGTGCGCAGGCCCTGAGCGCCCTCACGCGATGGGCAGGGTGTGGGTGACCAGGCCCTCGCCCTCGCGCCACAGGTGCAGCTGCAGCGCCGGCGGCTCGGGGACCATGGTGAGCGAGCCCGCGGGGCGCAGGTCCAGCGCCGCCTGCAGCATCGTGCTCGGGCAGGTGCCCGCGAGCGTCCCCGCGAAGCGCCGCACCACCGCGCGGTGCACGTGCCCGCACAGCACCCGCTCCACCTGCGGGTGGCGCTGCAGGAGCGTGGCGAGCGCGCCCGCGCCCTCGAGCCCCATCGCATCCAGCACCCGCATGCCGGTGGCGAAGGGCGGGTGGTGCAGCGCCACCAGGGTGGGCCGCGCGGGCTCTTCCTTCAGCTGGGCCTCGAGCCACGCGAGCCGCGCGTCGCACAGCTGTCCTCCGTGCTGTCCCTCGACGAGCGTGTCCAGCGCGAGCAGGCGCAGCGGGCCGAGGTCGACCGCGTAGTGCAGGAAGCCCTGCGGCGGGAGGTAGCCGCGGGGCGCGAAGGCGCGGCGCAGCGGCTCGCGCCGGTCGTGGTTTCCCGGCAGCACGTAGAGGGGTGCATGGAGGGGACGCAGCAGCGCGAGCAGCCGCGCGTACTCCTGCTCCGTGCCCTCGTTGACCAGGTCTCCCGTGCACAGTACCGCGTCCGGCGCGGGGTCGAGGCGGTTCAGGTGCGCCACCGCGCGCGCGAGGTGCGCGGCCGAGCCGTAGCGCAGGTCCGCCGCGCTGCCGGGCGCGCAGATGTGCAGGTCGCTGAGCTGGGCGAGGAGCATGCGGAGACCTCCGGAGCGCCACGGTTCGACGCTCCGACAGCAGCGCATCCGCGCGCTCGGGGCGCAAGGGCCATTGCGGTGTGCGCGCGACGGGCCACTGCGCAGGATCGCGCCGGCGTGGTGGAGCGGGGGTCGCGGCTTCGTCGAGGCGGGTGTCGCCCGCTCACCTCGCAGCGATCAGCGCTCGAAGCGCCGGGCATGTCTCGAGGTCGCGCGTCTGCCGAGTGGCTGCGTGGGCGCGCTGGGAGGAGCACGCACGTCGCTCGCGCTCGGATGAAGTCCCGGACGGGACGGGCTCTTTCGCCTGAGCCCAGCGCGGAGGGGCGTCGGCCTGCGCGACGCTCCGGGGGCGCACGCTGGCGAAGCAGGGTGCGCCCGCCCTTTCCCCCCCCCAGGGCGGGGCGACGCGCTGGACGAAATGTTCCGTCCACGCCCGCCGCACCCCGCTCCGGGTGTGCGCGAGCCCCCTCGTCCGGCTCTCCGCTGCGCTCACGGCGCGCGCGCTCGGGAGGCGCTCGGCCGGACGGAACATTTCGTCCACGGCCTCTGGTCCGGAGGGGAGCACCCCTCCCGGGCGCAGGTCGGTGCGGTGCTGAATACAAACCTCGGGACTTTCGAAATCTCCCGAGGTTTGTCGTTAGCTCCGCGCAGCACCTCGCCCGACACCCCCTCCCTCCCGCGCATCCCCGGAGCGCCGCGCAGGGCAGCGCCCGTACGCGCTCGGCGCAAACGACGGGAGCCCGTCCCGTCCTGGCTCCTCCACAGAGCCGATGCGCGCGGGGCACAGCGGGACAGCTTCGTCCCCCCAGAGGGAGAGTGGACAGCCGCGCCTCATGAACAGCGCTACGCAGAGATGGGCTGCACGTCGTCCGCGAGCTCGCGGCGCACCACCGGCTCGGGGCGGTGCACGCGCGAGACGAGGCACGCCGCGCTACCGCCCGCGAGGTGGAACTGGTCGAGCTTCACGCGCACCGGCTTGCGCCCCAGCGCACGCAGCAGCTTCTCCACGTACGGCGCCTGCGCGCCCACCAGCACGCGCTCGCCCACCTCGACGAGGTTGAGGCCGAAGCCCAGCGCCTCCTCGCGCGGCACGTGCAGCACGCGGCTGACGCCCTCGGTGCGCGCGAGCTGCGCGAGCGCCCCGGGCGTGAAGGCCTCGGGGCACACCAGCGCGGTGCCGTCCGAGAGCACGGTGAGCGCGGTGTCCAGGTGGTACAGGTGCGGGTCCCTCAGCTCGAGCGGCGTCACCGGCGCATCGAGGAAGCGCTCGAGCATCGGCGCCGCGCTCGCGCTCGAGCGCTGCCCGTGGCCCAGCAGCGCGCCGCGCGCCCCGGGCAGCATCGCGAGGTCTCCGCCCTCGAAGGGCGCGGGAGGCGGGCTGCAGATCTCGAAGCCCTGCCGGTCGAACACCTGCGCGCGCGCCCGCTGCTCGCTGCGCCGCTCGCCGTACAGCATGGAGGCGAGCAGCGCGCGCCGGCGCCCACCGCGCTCGTGCAGCAGCGCGTTGTCCTTGGAGAAGACCGAGTCGAAGGCGCCGTGCACGAAGGGCAGCTCGAGCAGGCCCGCTCCCGCCTCGAGCAGCGCGCGGCGCAGCGCGCGGTGCTGGCGGCACGCGCGCCTCCAGTCGACCGCGCCCACCTTCATGTGCGGGTTGATGGACCAGGCGACCTGATAGGCGCAATCGCGTGAGCGTGTATGGGTCTTGTCACACCTGAGGGCGCTGAGGGCGAAGGTCGCGGGCATCACGTGGCGAAACTCCAGAGACGTTCCCATCCTTGTACTCGCGGGCACTGAAGCCCGCCCTGACACAAAGGGTGTGCACCATGAGCGGGCTTGGCGAGGTGGGCAGGGCAGAGCGCTTCTCTGGGGAGCGTTCGCCCGAGGCCCTGCATCGCTACCTCCTGCGTTTCAACCAGCACCGGCTTCGTCCGTCCTTTCCCTCGGAGAGCTGGCAGGCGGACGTGGAGGAGGAGCTTCGCGGGCGGCTCGCGGAGGGCGACTTCGTGGAGAGCGCGCGCGCCGAGGTGGCCACGCGCGCGGCGACGGCCCCGCGCGACGTGGACGGCTTCCTCGCCTGGTTCGAGGACCTGAAGCACACGGGCCCCGGCCAGCACGACCCGCTCTTCCCCTGGCTCGCCACCGAGGCGAGCCTCGAGCAGCTGCGCTGGTTCCTCACCCAGGAGGTGGCCGGCGAGGCGGGCTTCGACGACCTCGTCGCCCTCACCCAGGTGAAGCTGCCCACGCAGGCGAAGCTGGAGCTCGCGCGCAACTACTGGGACGAGATGGGCCGCGGCCGCGAGAACGCGATGCACGGGCCCATGCTCGAGGAGCTCGCCCACGCGCTCGACCTGCAGCCGCGCGAGGAGGAGACCGTCTGGGAGGCGCACGCGCTGGCGAACCTGCTCGTCGCGCTCGCGGCCAACCGCCGCTACACCTTCCACGCCGTGGGCGCGCTGGGCGCGGTGGAGCTCACCGCGCCGGGGCGCGCGCTGCTGGTGAACGAGGGCCTGCAGCGCCTCGGCTTCGGCATGCCGGTGCGCCGCTACTACGCGCTGCACTCCACGCTGGACGTGAAGCACTCCGAGGACTGGAACCGCGAGGTGCTGCGCCCGCTCGTGGCGGAGGACCCCGCGCGCGCGCGCGCCATCGCGGAAGGGGCGCTGATGCGCCTGCAGGCGGGCGCTCTCTGCTTCGAGCGCTACCGGCGCGAGCTGGGCCTGAGGCTGCACCCCGTGCACTGAGGTCCACCCCCACCCGCTCCCCTTGACAGCTGAGGGGAGGGGTGTGAGAGCCTTCCCCTAAGCAAACAAGGGGAAGGCATGGCCGAGACGACGCTGGAGCTGCTGCAGGGCACGCTGGACGTGCTCATCCTCAAGAGCCTCTCGTGGGGCCCGCGCCACGGTTATGCCGTGGCGGACTCCATCCGGGAGCGCAGCGGCGAGGCCCTGCGCATCGAGGAGGGGGCGCTGTACCCGGCGCTGCACCGGCTGGAGAAGCGCGGCCTGCTGAGCGCCGAGTGGGGCGTCTCCGAGAACAACCGGCGCGCCAAGTTCTACAGCCTCACCCCCCGCGGGCGGGCCCAGCTGCGCAGCGAGACGCAGCAGTGGGTGGCGTACGCGGCGGCGGTGAGCCGCGTGCTGCAGGCGGCGTGACGTCATGCGGCGCGCCCCTCCCTTCAAGCGGCTGCTTCGCCCCTTCCGCGCGCCCCTCGAGGACGACGTGGACGAGGAGCTGCGGCTGCACCTGGAGCTGAGCGCGGAGGCGCTGCGGCGGCGCGAGGGGCTGGACGCACGCGAGGCCGAGGTGGAGGCGCTGCGGCGCTTCGGAGACGTGGGGCGCGTGCGCGAGGCGTGCGTGGCGGTGGACAGGCAGAAGGAGCGACAGATGAAGCTGAGCGAGTTCTTCGAGTCCCTGGTGCAGGACCTCACCTACGCGGCGCGCTCCCTGCGCCGCAGCCCCGGCTTCGCGCTGGTGGCGGTGCTCACGCTGGCGCTGGGCATCGGCGCGAACACCGCGCTCTTCAGCGTGGTGCGCGGCGTGCTCCTGCGCCCCTTGCCCTACCCGCAGCCCGAGCAGCTCGCGCGCTTCTATCCGGCCAACCCCAAGGAGGGCATCGAGCGCGGGGTCATCAGCCCCATCGACCTGGAGGACTGGCGCACGCGCTCGCACAGCTTCGAGGCGCTCGGGGGCTACTGGAACGCGGAGGGCATGAGCGGGGTGGACCTCACCGGGGACGGGCCCCCCGAGCGGCTGCCGTCCACCTACGTCACCGGCGAGCTCTTCATGGCGCTGCGCGCGCCGCCCCTGCTGGGGCGCGCGCTGCAGCCGGAGGACATGGTGGAGGGGCGCAACCGGGTGGCGGTGATCAGCCACGGGCTGTGGCAGCGCCGCTTCGGCTCGGACCCGGGCATCATCGGGCGCAGCCTCATGCTGGAGGCGAAGCCCATCACGGTGGTGGGGGTGATGCCCGCGGGCTTCCAGTTCCCGGACGAGCGCTCCCAGGTGTGGCTGCCCACGACGCTCATCCCGGAGGACGGCATCCCGCGCAAGCGCGTGGTGCGCTGGCTCAGCGTGGTGGGGCGGCTCAAGGGGGGCGTGGCGCTGGAGACGGCGCGCGAGGAGCTCGCGCGCATCGCCCAGGAGCTGGAGCGCGAGCACCCGGAGAGCAACGCGAAGTGGAGCGGGGTGACGGCGCAGGGGCTGCAGGAGTCCGTGGTGGGCGAGATGCGCGTGGCGCTGCTGGTGCTGCTGGGAGCCGTGGCGCTCATCCTGCTCATCGCCTGCGCGAACCTCGCGAACCTGCTGCTCGCGCGCGCCACGGTGCGCGCCCGCGAGCTCGGGGTGCGCGCGGCGCTGGGCGCCTCTCCCGGAAGGCTCGTGCGCCAGCTGCTCACCGAGAGCCTGCTGCTCTCGCTGCTGGGCGGGGCGCTGGGGCTGCTCTTCGCGCACTGGGGCGCGGCGGGCCTCATCGCGCTCGCCGAGGGGCAGCTGCCGCGCGCGGATGAAGTCCACCTGGACGCGGGGGTGCTCCTCTTCGCGCTGGGTGTCTCGGTGCTCACGGGGCTGGTCTTCGGGCTCCTGCCGGCGCTGCGCGCAGGCAGCCCGCGGCTCAACGAGCTGCTGCGCGGCGCCGGGCGCAGCGTGGGCGGGGCGGGGGCGCGGCTGCGCAACGGCCTGGTGGTGGCCGAGGTGGCGCTCGCGGTGATGCTCGCCGCCGGCGCGGGGCTCGCCACGCGCTCGCTCCTGC
Protein-coding sequences here:
- a CDS encoding ABC transporter permease, whose product is MRRAPPFKRLLRPFRAPLEDDVDEELRLHLELSAEALRRREGLDAREAEVEALRRFGDVGRVREACVAVDRQKERQMKLSEFFESLVQDLTYAARSLRRSPGFALVAVLTLALGIGANTALFSVVRGVLLRPLPYPQPEQLARFYPANPKEGIERGVISPIDLEDWRTRSHSFEALGGYWNAEGMSGVDLTGDGPPERLPSTYVTGELFMALRAPPLLGRALQPEDMVEGRNRVAVISHGLWQRRFGSDPGIIGRSLMLEAKPITVVGVMPAGFQFPDERSQVWLPTTLIPEDGIPRKRVVRWLSVVGRLKGGVALETAREELARIAQELEREHPESNAKWSGVTAQGLQESVVGEMRVALLVLLGAVALILLIACANLANLLLARATVRARELGVRAALGASPGRLVRQLLTESLLLSLLGGALGLLFAHWGAAGLIALAEGQLPRADEVHLDAGVLLFALGVSVLTGLVFGLLPALRAGSPRLNELLRGAGRSVGGAGARLRNGLVVAEVALAVMLAAGAGLATRSLLHLLQVDPGFKPEGAAVVTFSVPDARTTPEAGGAPYINQVLDAVRAAPGVRVAAGAKSLPLDSAGEPYAYGLPDRPAARTEEYVRAETTPVSIDYFKAMGTPLLKGRDFQASDDWGEKSPLVLIVNQAFARRYLPGKDPIGQTLLLNAPNNPGTVIGVVGDMRTTELSKAAEPAVYVHYSQMSRSRVNLVVRGEGKPLELAARVREAIWRVNGQQTLTRITSLEAISSRAVARPRLLAVLLGLFAGLGLVLGAVGIYGVLAYTVSQRRQEIGVRLALGAAPRDVLRLVVVSGMTLAGVGVLAGLAFAFGLSRLMQSVLYGIAPTDPLTFAAVALVLLGVALAACWLPARRATRVDPALALRAE